The DNA window GATCTGGAAACCGATCCCGCCCTATGCCAGCGGAGGCAGCCCTGACGCCTTCTGCAGCGCCAACCCCACGCCGTTCCCGCTGCCGGAATGAGGGGAGTTCGCTACTGCTACATGTCCAGCGACTCCGACTACCCCAACGACGCGGAGCTGCCCGCGGCGATCGTTCGGAAAGCGGCGCACCAGTTCACGGACGGCGGAGGGAGCTGACCGACCGGCATCGATTGGACCGCGCGACCTTGGTGATGCCGATCTAGTTCGTCAGTACCGTGCTCGCTCGACGAGGCTGCCGGTAAGAACGTCGGTCGTGGCCGATGCGGCTAGCGTGGGCCGCAGCGCGGCCCCTACAACCCAGCGAGGCGCTGAGAACTCGATGAAGCTCACCAGCCGCGGTCTCCGTGCAGGCCGGCGGTGAGCTCCGGGCCGTCGGCGTCGCCTTCAGGGGAGAGCTGCACCAGCACGGGGCCGTCGAGCGCGGCCACCTCGTCGAGAACGACGTCCAGCTCCCCGGCGGTGGTGACCACCGTTGTTCCTTCGGCGCTCTCGTCGTACCAGGCGTGCAGCATCAGCGGGGCCTCCCGGGAGTTGCTCCGCCTCCGCATCATGCGTGCCCTGGAGGCTGGCTTCGAGGTGGGCACGCGCCGCGTCGATGTCTTGCTGAACGCGGCTGAGTGCGGCGCGAGCAGTGCGAATCCGATCCAGCGCCGCAGCGAGCAGACCTGCGACTTTGGCAACATCCATTCACGCCTTGCCTGGCTCGTGAAGTGGGGCACCCCGGATTACCCGGGATGCCCCATGTCTGCCCGGTCCGCTAGACCGAGGCGTCGCCCTTCAGCCTTCCAACGAAGGCCCCGAAGGCGGCCAGGTTGAGATCGAGATGCCCGCCGTCCCGGTCCTTGGTGTCCCGCACTCCAACCTTCGATGCGAGGCGCACCTCGACACAGTCCGTACGCTCCTTGCTGTAGCTAGCCTTCCGCCAGTTTCCAGGCTGCTGCACCGTCATCCTCCGGTTTCCAACTCGTTGATAATATCCGCGATGAGCGCTTCCGAATCTGACGCACTCATCGCAACGCTTTCCGCGGTGTCCACTGCGATTCGATAGGCCGCCACGTCCTCTTCATTGTCGAAGAAAAGCGTGGTGTGGTGGACTTCCTGCTGCACGACTGGCTTTATAGAACTCCCCTCAACCGGGTCTATCAAGGTAAATTGCCCCGCCTGCACGGGGTTCCAGTCGGA is part of the Amycolatopsis sp. CA-230715 genome and encodes:
- a CDS encoding DUF397 domain-containing protein yields the protein MTVQQPGNWRKASYSKERTDCVEVRLASKVGVRDTKDRDGGHLDLNLAAFGAFVGRLKGDASV
- a CDS encoding Imm1 family immunity protein translates to MLPKSQVCSLRRWIGFALLAPHSAAFSKTSTRRVPTSKPASRARMMRRRSNSREAPLMLHAWYDESAEGTTVVTTAGELDVVLDEVAALDGPVLVQLSPEGDADGPELTAGLHGDRGW